The following are encoded together in the Drosophila sechellia strain sech25 chromosome 3R, ASM438219v1, whole genome shotgun sequence genome:
- the LOC6612932 gene encoding 5-hydroxytryptamine receptor 1, whose protein sequence is MALSGQDWRRHQSHRQHRNHRTQGNHQKLISTATLTLFVLFLSSWIAYAAGKATVPAPLVEGETESVASQDFNSSSAFLGAIASASSSGSGSGSGSGSGSYGLTSMNSSPIAIVSYQGITSSNLGDINTTLVPLSDTPLLLEEFAAGEFVLPPLTSIFVSIVLLIVILGTVVGNVLVCIAVCMVRKLRRPCNYLLVSLALSDLCVALLVMPMALLYEVLEKWNFGPLLCDIWVSFDVLCCTASILNLCAISVDRYLAITKPLEYGVKRTPRRMMLCVGIVWLAAACISLPPLLILGNEHEDEKGQPICTVCQNFAYQIYATLGSFYIPLSVMLFVYYQIFRAARRIVLEEKRAQTHLQQALNGTGSPSAPQAPPLGHTELASSGNGQRHSSVGNTSLTYSTCGGLSSGGGALAGHGSGGGVSGSTGLLGSPHHKKLRFQLAKEKKASTTLGIIMSAFTVCWLPFFILALIRPFETMHVPASLSSLFLWLGYANSLLNPIIYATLNRDFRKPFQEILYFRCSSLNTMMRENYYQDQYGEPPSQRVMLGDERHGARESFL, encoded by the coding sequence ATGGCTTTATCTGGACAGGACTGGCGGCGCCATCAGAGCCACCGCCAGCACAGAAACCACAGAACCCAGGGAAACCACCAGAAACTGATCTCCACCGCCACGCTGACTCTGTTCGTGCTCTTCCTGAGCAGCTGGATAGCCTATGCGGCGGGCAAGGCCACCGTTCCCGCTCCGCTCGTGGAAGGCGAGACGGAGTCGGTCGCTTCGCAGGACTTTAATAGCAGTAGCGCCTTCCTGGGAGCCATAGCCTCGGCCTCATcgtcgggatcgggatcgggatcgggctCGGGTTCAGGATCCTATGGCCTGACCTCGATGAACAGCAGCCCCATTGCCATAGTCTCGTATCAGGGCATCACCAGCAGCAATTTGGGCGACATCAATACGACTTTGGTGCCGCTATCGGACACTCCTTTGCTCCTGGAGGAATTTGCAGCCGGAGAGTTCGTACTGCCCCCGTTGACGTCCATATTCGTGAGCATCGTCCTTCTTATCGTGATCCTGGGCACTGTTGTGGGCAATGTCCTGGTCTGCATAGCCGTTTGCATGGTGCGGAAACTGAGGAGACCTTGCAATTACCTTTTGGTGTCCTTGGCTCTTTCGGATCTCTGCGTGGCTCTTCTGGTGATGCCCATGGCTTTGCTTTATGAAGTGCTGGAGAAGTGGAACTTTGGACCGCTGCTCTGCGACATCTGGGTGTCCTTCGATGTATTGTGCTGCACGGCCTCGATCCTGAATCTGTGTGCCATATCCGTGGATCGATACCTGGCCATCACGAAGCCTCTGGAGTACGGGGTGAAGAGGACTCCTCGGCGAATGATGCTGTGCGTGGGCATCGTCTGGCTGGCCGCCGCCTGCATCTCATTGCCTCCTCTGCTGATCCTGGGCAACGAGCACGAGGACGAGAAGGGCCAGCCCATCTGCACGGTGTGCCAGAACTTCGCATATCAGATCTACGCCACCCTGGGCTCATTTTACATACCACTCTCGGTGATGCTGTTTGTGTACTACCAGATCTTCAGGGCGGCGAGGCGGATTGTCCTGGAAGAGAAACGAGCACAGACGCATTTGCAGCAGGCTCTCAATGGCACGGGATCGCCGTCGGCTCCGCAGGCTCCGCCCTTGGGTCACACGGAGCTGGCCAGCTCGGGAAATGGCCAGAGGCACAGCAGCGTGGGCAACACTTCGCTCACCTACTCCACCTGTGGTGGTCTGAGCAGCGGAGGAGGCGCACTCGCAGGACACGGCAGTGGGGGTGGCGTCAGTGGTTCGACAGGACTCCTGGGCTCTCCGCACCACAAGAAGCTGCGGTTTCAGCTGGCCAAGGAGAAGAAGGCCTCCACCACACTGGGCATCATCATGTCGGCCTTTACCGTCTGCTGGCTGCCCTTCTTTATCCTGGCCCTAATTCGTCCTTTCGAGACAATGCACGTACCTGCATCGCTCTCGTCTCTATTCCTCTGGCTGGGCTATGCCAACTCCCTGCTGAACCCTATTATCTACGCCACTCTGAACAGGGATTTCCGCAAACCCTTTCAGGAGATCCTCTACTTCCGCTGCTCCAGTCTGAACACCATGATGCGGGAGAACTACTACCAGGATCAGTATGGAGAGCCTCCCTCGCAGCGGGTGATGCTGGGCGACGAGAGGCACGGGGCGAGGGAGAGCTTTCTCTAG